A segment of the Eleutherodactylus coqui strain aEleCoq1 chromosome 6, aEleCoq1.hap1, whole genome shotgun sequence genome:
TCAGCAAGAAGGGGGCTAATGGGCCAACAGACATCGCCAAGAATTGGATGGCCCTCAAAAACTGAAGAGACCAGAAGAACATTCTTCTGGGAGGCCGACAGCAacactaaaggagctgcaggagtttctaagtcctggttgtgtagtcatgtgacagcCATCTCCCCTGTTCATATGTCTGTACTGTGGGAGAGGGGGGACAAGACGGAAGCCTAACGAGAACATCCAAGCCCTCCCATGTTTTACCAGAACCTCCATCCCGTCTACCAGAAGTCTGAGGGGACGTGTTCTGTCCAACAAACTCCAACACTGCTGACACCAGAAGACCCCCAGACCGCAGTGACTATGGTGGGCGCAGCATTGTGGGGGCTGTTCTGCAGGAACCGGGGTTTAGTCAACGGGGAAGGAATTGTGAACagtcccaaatatcagtccatgttgtcccaaaaccttcaggcctcggctgaAGGTGAAGAGGAATACTAGCCCTCTTTTGTTGGAAGTGTACAAAGGGATAGTCTTCCCCAGTCGATGCAGGGGGCCCTAGTTGCTGACTTGCTGAAGCCCAGAAGGGAGCTTTGTCTGCCAGATTCTTACTGCCCTAATTCCCTttaaaatacacttttttttgtcaaaaaaacaatcccccccctagaagttgtcattttgctgcagatctgtaaatgatgagagttgtggtgattagatggacggtcaccggaggccctaaaagtggttcccccttggcctataagaggctctcggaggctccttgtgtgtagtgacctcttcttccgcttgtagagcttgttggccactagacgcctctacgacgcagagaagagatgtcaccccgttaccagaggggggcgcattattggggtgggaGAAGCtcgatggtcgtattgatgaattgtcccccaccggccgttttgaccagactgttagatgttgggaccagtggatgggggcacacaaggtgactgggctcagggcgccccctacagaccaccagtagagaggagcgtctgaccagactgttaggagatgttgggaccagtggatgggggcacacaacgtgaccgggctcaggacgccccctacagaccatcagtagagaggagtatctgattgtctgacaggcaccagcagctccaactgtttcgttgtccaccatccagaaacagatggcgccatcattacaccgcagtgtctgtcagaaccatttccaggcacttggctgaaggacatttggtctcactgcccccattacatgtacggcctctgacccccaccgtcgcccccattacatgtacggcctctgacccccaccgtcacctCCATCTGCAGTGATGTCGTGGGTGATGACACTGGACACTACAGAGggaaaccgggttgtcttcagcgataaatccaggcttagtttgggcactgacgacggccgtgGTCGTGtcaggagacctcggggtgagcgccttaatcctgccCGCTACTGGTGtgatctggggggccatcgcatacgacagtcggtcccccctagtgatggtacgagggacaatgacagctcagcgatatgttcaggacatcctgcagccacatgtgttcctctcatggcggcttccagcaggataatgcccggccgcacacacgaggggtcccaggagcccccacaacattgtcacactgccgTGTCTGATCGCtgatagaacatatatgggaccatctgggacaccagctTCCACAGCCTAggagtttacatgatctagagggTCAGTTATAGCaagtgtggagcgatatgccacaggatactatacagagcctgtatacctccatggctggccatatcacatctggtatccaaggtagagatggtacaccagggtactagagcccccatgcccatatcacatcttgtatccaggctagagatggtacaacagggtactagagcccccatgcccgtatcacctcttgtatccaagctagaggcggtactacagggtactagagcccccatgcccacctgtatcacatcttgtatccaagctagaggcggtacaacagggtactagagcctccatgcccatatcacctcttgtatccaagctagaggcggtactacagggtactagagcccccatgcccacctgtatcacatcttgtatccaagctagaggcggtacaacagggtactagagcctccatgcccgcccgtatcacatcttgtatccaagctagaggcggtacaacagggtcctagagcctccctacacggGTCGGTTCTCTACAGTAAATGATCTAAGTAAATATTCTGCCTGATCGGCTTAGTGTAATCTGTAATTCACGCAGACCAGACCGGCTTTATGCCGCAAAAGGCCATGGATAGTCGCCGGCTGTTTCTGAATATTGCTGCTGTGCGATCTGATCTTAAATTATCGGGTCTTCTCTTACTGCAGCGGAGGTATCTGCCCCCTCTCCTCTGCTGCGGGGTGCTGGGCCAGGATCCTACACAAGTAGTGGCTAGTGCCTGGAGGGCTGCACTGGCCAAACTGCCTTCTATTACTAGCCCCCTCAAGATCCTTAGAGGCCCCATTCAAATTCCTAATGGGGTTTTTAGGTACCTGTCGTTTCGTCATGCTGCAGGGTTTGGGTGCCTACATATTTCACTGGATGTCAGTCTCCTTCGTACCCCGGACTTGGCTGAACCCCCTCACCCACGTCTATTCACTTCTGCCGTCCACAGCCGCTCATCCCCTAGCGAATGCATGTAAGTGGGCCCTAGATGGACCGGAGTTAAGAGGCGGATCGGCTGGAGGTATGTCCCCTCCATAGTTCGCTCGAGACACATTCAATACAAGTGTCGTTCTAGAttattccacccccccccccccccttgagatTGAATGCGTTTAAGTTGGCAGATGACTTCGTGGCCGTGTAGCAAGCTGCGCCCCTTCTGGCCGGGGGTCCTGGCTGTCCTGCGTGCCCTTGTGGGGTGTCCTAGGATCTCTGTAGGCCTCCTTCATTTACTGGTTGTATTAACCACATCTGATCTGCTGGCTTCTACTTTTGCCTCGCAGCCTTTTCTTAACCCTTTATCTCCCTCAAGATGAGTCGGTCCTTAATGGGTTGTCTAATCAACAAAAATGCTCTTCAAAACCTGTCTGGTAGCGCCATCCGCTGTCCATTCCAGTCTTCCATCAACCATGGTGAAAGCTGATTTGGCTGGGGAAAGTCGCAGACTGCCAGTCATGCACCTTAATGGCATGCGCCGCTGGGAAATATAGTACAGGGCTGCCATTTAGATGGGTGACCGCATGTAGTACAGGGATTGCTGGAATAAGATTTTCCCTTCTGGCTCATAGTGGGGGATCTgagcagaggacccccacaagtgTCTGCATGCACCCATGAGTGGGGGGGATCTgagcagaggacccccacaagtaTCTGCATGCACCCATGAGTGGGGGGGATCTgagcagaggacccccacaagtgTCTGCATGCACCCATGAGTGGGGGGGGATCTgagcagaggacccccacaagtgTCTGCATGCACCCATGAGTGGGGGGGGATCTgagcagaggacccccacaagtgTCTGCATGCACCCATGAGTGGGGGGGATCTgagcagaggacccccacaagtgTCTGCATGCACCCATGAGTGGGGGGGGATCTgagcagaggacccccacaagtgTCTGCATGCACCCATGAGTGGGGGGGATCTgagcagaggacccccacaagtgTCTGCATGCACCCATGAGTGGGGGGGGATCTgagcagaggacccccacaagtgTCTGCACGCACCCATGAGTGGGGGGgatctgagcagcggacccccacaAGTGTCTGCATGCACCCATGAGTGGGGGGGGATCTGAGCAGAGGACCCCCACCAGTGTCTGCATGCACCCATGAGTGGGGGGGATCTGAGCAGGGGACCCCCACAAGTGTCTGCATGCACCCATGAGATGACCCCCTTTCACTAGTAGTTTCTGAAGCTTCTCTgacctcaatttttttttttttcgtgtttttttttttttttttccgtttttgtcCGACCGTTCAGTCTACTCTGCATGAGACTCCTGTGCGCAGCAATCTGGCGGGTGCCGTTGTGAACTACCATAGACGTTACTGGCCGATATGCTGTTGAAATTGCGTCAGTATTTCAGTATTTTACTCTGTTCTGCTTCGCACGTTATTTGTACCccgcagggtccgcagggtcaAAACAAAGATttatcagtttttgtttttttcccagtgtAAAGCCACAATATTCTGCACAAGCCTCACTTGTACCAAAAAGTGtgcgtgtgtttttgtttttttgataaGTGCTCCTTGAAAGGGGTGTGGTTTGTTAAGGGGTGTCTGCCTGGACTGACCCAATTCCGTATAATTTACGGCAGAAGCTGGGATAGATTATAGCAGCGGTCTTCTCCAGCTTGTAGAGCTGTGGGCCCATGGTGGCGCCAAGATGGGTCTCCTAGAGGCGTGCGCGTCCTTCTGTATCACAGTACACCGAGGATTATCTTAAGGTGGCGTATGAAACGGCTGTGGAAGTGAGCCTCCCCTAAGTTTGTCTAGAGATGCTGGCGTCTTTGTTCTTACTAAccttctctctcttcttcccGCAGTTCATGTGGTGATCGCAACTCCAGGGAGGATTCTGGATCTTATCAAAAAAGGTGTAGCTAAAGTCGACCACATTCAGATGATAGTTCTGGATGAGGCAAGTACTACTTGGCACGTGATCTGTAGTGTCTGACGGGCGCGGGTGGGTGTTCGGAGGCTGCTTGATGCGTCTCGTGGCAGAGGTGTACTTTGGCGGAGCCCTTGAACATTCGTTCTGTTTCTCCATGGAAAGGGAACCCGTCGGGATGTTCGTTGCCCACCGTGTCGGCGCGCTGATGGTAGTCTCTGGATTCTGGATAAGCTGTGCTTAAAGGGCCGTCCCAGTGAGATGTTTCACCAATGTGGGGTTGGAGGGGCACAACATTGTGGGTTCCTCTTGAATGCAAATGATGGGAATCCCTCTTCAGTAAAGGTCACTGGGAGACCTTTAGCCCAAGCGTCTAAGCCAGATAATCAGTGAGGAGGCAGCCTGAACTTTTAGCATGTTTGCCTTGTCTTGGTGTGGTCCAGTTTAATCCTTGTAAGATCTTTCTATAATCTTAGGTGGTTTTGTCTATGGAGCTCGATAGAAAGTAGTAGATTAAGCTGCTTGCTTTGGATGGACACGGGCTGCTATTTAGTTTAGGTCTATTGTAGCAATGAACCAGTGAGTGCTCATATGGCTTCATCATGCTTCATGCATGTACTTGCATTGGAGTGAACCCCAAATTTTGTGCCGGACGCCCAGACATCTCTTAATCCGAGCTGAATGGTGATGTGCTAGGAAGTGTAGGCACAGCCACCTACCTGCCCTCGAGATGCCGGGAACAGAAGCGATGTGGAGGAGCGTTCTGGGCCAGACTGCGGCTCTGCGGGTTTACATGTGCGTAGCAATGACAGACATCCACAGCTTCGCCGTTGACTTCTGCCGCGGTCTTCACGGGTGGATTCCGCTGTGCGAATATACCCATAATGTGCAGTTTGGGctccgctgcatttttttcttccagtcTTTAAATCCCAAACTTAAGTCAAATACTTTTTCTTTTCTAGGCGGATAAACTGCTCTCTCAAGACTTCGTGCAGATAATGGAAGATATAATTATTACGCTACCTAAAAACAGGCAGATTCTTCTTTATTCAGCCACTTTTCCCCTCAGTGTACAGAAATTTATGGTAGGTTTTGTTTCTCTTTGCTGAAAATTTCTTGAGTTAAAGGTGCATGTGGGGTTATGTCTAACCTATCaggttgtgttaaaggggttggaccACCTATTATCTCCTATACATGGGATATCCACAGGATCGGGGATAAGGTCCTGATGTTTGAGGTGTCCCTTCTGAGAGCCCCACTAATCTCGAACAAGACACCAGTGTCCCCCTCTCCCTGCTGGTCACTCTTCCCCTGCAGTGGAGTCATTGTGATTGGAGTGCCGGCCGACAATACATCTTTAGCGCTCCATGCACTTCAGTAGGGTGGAAGCTCCTCCGACCAGCCCACCCAGTCAGTCTCTTCATGAccgcagggggtgcagtaatagCGTGAGGGGGACACCTTCctttctcaagatcagtgggggcTCCGGTTCTGTCAGGGCTACTAACATGGTTTttaatgtcattttaaagctagGTCTTGACTCTACAATGACACGGGGTGTCCGCACCCCTCACAGAACCGGAGCTACAGCCGCCTGACGTTTAGATGGGAATACTAAATTTCACAGCTGTCgtttcagtcagtgtgtgcagagaggggagagaaagcCCAGCGGCTGCAGAGAGGCTCCGATTCTCCTGTACATCTCCCGGTCCCAGGGGTGGGggacatgaatttttgttcaatatccccatcaatcagagaacatatttgctctctgattatcACATATGGGGTTTTCCACAGAAAAGAATTGAAATGAGTACCTGGTCATCTAATCGCTAATGTGCGTTGTATAACCCTGCATTGCTGGCATCTGaacgtttttacagaaaaaacaaACTTTTCCTCTTActcaaggctttaaatattgaaaacttAAAAAGAACTAACAAACTGCGTATAATTGGTGTCAACACATCCGTACCTACTATAAAATACTACATGTATCCAGCAGAGTAAATGCAATCAGTGCAAAAGATTAACAAGTTGCATCTACCTCAGAAGGGCGCAAGCTGTCCCACAGAAGACCAGCCTGGCGCGGCCAAATATAAGGGTTTTGttttaatatacaaaaaaaattaaatctcaaTAAAACCTCCATAAATCTGGTGTTGGCCAGTAGAGTAACGGTAACAACTACACCCCGTGACCGGCACCAGaacaagagaaaaaaaggaataaagttATACAATCCATTAAATGTATCCAAAAGTGGTTCTTATAAAAACTAGAAATCGTCACACAGCTACAATGAGGGAAGGAAATAAGTGATGACCGCTGGAACCCGCTTTACTGTCAAGGCTTAAATTGGttatgtcacaaaggggttaaaatgcacaaACTGAGTTCTGTGCCAAATATGAGACTTAAAGTCAGAATCTACAATAAAAGTGATACGTAATGTGACCGTTGGGGGGcggagggttaaaaaaaaaaagttcttggaGTGTCAAGAGTTTTGATCAGCGGTGGTCGGGTTCTGAGCCGCTGATCGCTGGAGTGAAGCGGCAGAAGTGCCCCTCGCTCTTCAGCCAGTCTTGGGTGAGCGGCCGTGCTCCCTTATTCCAGCAGTTCATGGGGTTCTCAGCAGCCGGGCCACCATACTCCAGCGTTGGCCGTGTCGCTCTGTATGTAAGGTTAGGTTGGGCTTGAGGGGATTCTTCAGGGCAGATGGAAGGGCTTTTGTCCGTCCTCCCAGTATAGATGTCCGCTGTGACCGTACCCCGCTGATTGTCCTTTATTCTCTTACAGTCCTCTCACTTGCAAAAACCTTATGAAATTAACCTGATGGAAGAGCTAACACTGAAGGGGGTAACGCAATATTATGCCTACGTGACGGAAAGGCAAAAAGTCCACTGCCTGAACACACTCTTCTCCAGAGTAAGTACCTGTGGCCGCCGTTCTTCGCTCGGGCGAGGTGGATGGTTTTGCTTCGTCTCCTTTGTGACTAATACCGCTGAGGTTAGGATTTGCATACTTGGAATGGAAAGTAATTGCATGTTCTGTTCTGAGCCGACCTGATTTAGCTTCCTGTTTTTGCACGGCGTGAATGCAGTATACAGTGCAGGTATATCATGGAGATCTGCTGTGTAAGGGGTTCCTCTCGCTGCACCGCCCCATTGTCATCCCACTAGTGAAAGTATCGCTTTCATATGGTAAAATCCGGCTGCTATCATGTGTGTTGGCGTGTGAAGAATCGCGGTGCATCGCCTGTCGGATGCCACTTGGTTAGTCTGTTACTACCAAAGGTTAAACTGTAACCAGACTTGATGTGTCCGGAGTCTTGGCTgtagggggtctcagcacccagaacCACCGCCAAAGGGCAGAATCACACCTGTGCAGTCTTGTACGGGGTCCGTGCAGAGGATACTGGAACCTTCATGGTTGACTTCCAGTGGATGAACCTCTGCGCCGTCGCCTGACGATACGCGGGCGCTGCGTTGgactgcaggtagcagagctgtcgTCACTTGTGTAGCGGATCCAGAGCAAGTATCGGGCATCGCTTGTCCCGAGCAAAGGGACCTGAAGCTGCGACCCCCTACTGCCCCCTACCTACACACCGACCTCTGCGCAGTCAGTGAATCAGCTCCTTCCCATTGTGtgagtggcctatgaagcagccATCTCTCTAAATGCACCCACCATGGTAGTCTTCAGAGTCCGGTGGGTGCGCTCTTTCATGCGGGTTTATAGGGGAGCGCCCACAGGCTCTGAATAGAAGCAGGTTAGTATACCAAATGCATCACCGGCTCCGTCCCCTGACCGCTCCATTACTTGTATCAGCGCCGCGCGGATGGGTCACGCTTAAATCTGGTTCTGCCACAAGAGGCAATGAGAACAAGTCACTAAGTTGGAATGGCGCAGCCTTGGCTTGCTCACACCCGCATTCGCCCCCATTAACCATTTCTGCTTTTGGGGCAGAGAAACAGAAAtgaagcttgttttttttttcccagcattgatttcaatgagttttaaAAAGCAGAAATACTTTTTTTGCTTCAGTTTCATTTagtttaatttcctttttttcttttttaccaaaCGGGGCGAAAAACTGCAGAATGCGTTCGGTTAGAGGAAAGGAAGTTCAACTGAAATGGACAAATGTCcggtttttgaaaacccattaaagtcaatgggggaaACTGGAAACAGTCCGTTTTATTTCCTCCTTCTGCTCCACAAACAGAACTGAGAGGCGGAGATGGCGCCGGCGTGGTGGGTAATAACCTGTTGTGAAGCTGCCTCAGAACCTCTTCCATTCTCTTACAGCTCCAGATAAACCAGTCGATAATCTTCTGTAACTCCTCTCAGCGGGTGGAGCTCCTGGCCAAGAAAATCTCTCAGTTGGGCTATTCCTGCTTCTATATCCATGCGAAGATGAGACAGGTCTGTACATACTAGAGCCGCACCGTGCTGCCCGTCACCAGTCGGGCACTCCGCCGCATGTCCTGCATGAGCCCTTTACTGTATAGCAGGCGGCATGACTTGGAGCCGTGTAAAAGGCGTGTTGTACATCATGTTCTCGCCTTTTCTCGCCCGCAGGAACACAGGAATAGAGTTTTCCATGATTTCAGAAATGGATTGTGCCGTAATCTTGTTTGCACTGGTGAGATATAGTCCCGGTCTCTTGTGGTCTTCTTTTCCTGTTAGGCTGCCGTTTCCTTACTGTGCCCACCCTCTTGTCTCACCAGATTTGTTTACCCGTGGTATTGATATCCAAGCTGTGAATGTGGTGATAAACTTTGACTTTCCAAAGCTGGCGGAGACCTACCTTCATCGCATAGGCAGATCAGGTGAGAGCCCTGTAATCCACCGATGGGACAGTCCTAATAACGTGATGCAGTCAAGGATCAACGGTGATCCACTGTTGGCCAACGCAGACGTCCTCCTTGTGGCCAGCGTTGGTATTTCACTATGATCACATGTGCTGATTGTATGTCCTCCTCTGGATCAGCTGAGCTAGGTGGACGCACGTCTGGGGTTTTTTCAGCCTTTCACACTGTTTGTGTATCTGCAGAGAAGCGGACTGTGGAAAAgacactgcatttttttacagTTCCTTTCAGGCCACTCGCACACTTGCGTTCAGTAAATGCCGCTTGAAACCACcgttttttactgcaattttgagcGGTgctttttaacacccccccccccccccccccccaatcattgtgatggggtgcattaaacacGAAAACGGTGGAAAATAAGACTACGCTAGAAAATCACAGTATTAGAAAAACGCTGCATTCAAGTGCTGGTCTGCGAGGCCTCGCTGGAGTTAGCGGCGGCGTTGTAGTGGGGTGAGCACTTGTGGGAATTCCGGTAATAGTGCAGAATAGCCCATAAATCCTGGCCACCTGACTGCTATCCGGGCTCCAGTGGGAATACTCCTCTAATGCACAGAGAATCGTCCCCTCTGTAGTAGAACAAGGACCCGACCAACCGTCGAGGATTTACAATGTACTCTCGGGCCCGTCGTCCCATCTTACTGGTAGATATTAAGTATATTATATACTTCTATTTCTTACAGGTCGCTTTGGTCATCTTGGACTTGCCATTAACTTGATCACCTACGATGATAGATTTAACCTTAAAAGTATTGAAGAACAGCTGGGAACAGAAATCAAACCCATCCCCGGCAATATCGACAAAAGCCTGTATGTGGCGGAATATCACAGCGAGTCCGGAGAAGAGAAGCATTAAGCTGCATGTGAGTATTTGGGGGACGTCCTGCTAAGTAGAAGCCGTTCTATCAGAAGTGCCCAACCTTCTCGTCATAAAGGGGTATGAAGGTCTGATGGCTGCCGCTTCACCTTCATGCGTCTGTTGAGATGACGCTGGTTCTCTGCTCCCCCATCCACAAACCACTTATGGGTGTTGTAGACTGTTCTGCAGTCAGGAGAGCGTTGTGGTAGCAGTCTAAGTTAGAGGCTGGAGGGCCAGAATGTTTCGGGGTGCAGATTTTGGtctttcaatttgaattcaaggCTGAAATCTGCAGATCTGGGACAAAATTTACAGTAAATCAGTGATGAATTATGAACgcagcctaaaggggttttccgagacaCAGACCATGGCGACGGTGGGGATGCGTGTGTATCCCTCCTTGCTGCCACACGGCTCTGGGTTCttcggctgcagtggtcacatggctgtttccccacgtgaccgctgcagccaataggaggccccaATTGACGTCTCCAGTCCTGTAAACCTGCTTGGGCGTCTACATTAGAAGCTCATGTGATGGGCTTACAGGACATCACCGGCCCAGGGACTGTTAGAAGCTGCGCTGAGTATATGGTGTTGGGGCCAAAACTATCAAAATGGTCAGACGATTTCTTAAGGGGCTGCATTCTGTTGAACCATTGGGACCTACAGTTGGCTGCGCAGTCATAGAACTTGCccaggcgctgcggaatatgggAACTGCATGATGCAGGCGAGCTTTCTGTTATCCGATGGTTGGGGGCCCGGAGGTTGGGTCCCTTGGCTCTGTATAGTTACTGTCACATGTTGTAATGCAGAATATTCTGTTAGAAGTGCTTCTTGTGGCTGTAATGAAACCCTTCCTGGTGCTACATGTGAAATGGTCATCCGTTTCCTGCGTGCAGCTGAGCACATTGTGGCCGCCGTCCTACGGTGTGACCATTCCCACTGAAGACCTGGTGGCTGACCCGGTGGCTCTGGGGACTGGAGGGGTGGTTGGTGGCTGACCCGGCGGCTCTGGGGACTGGAGGGGTGGTTGGTGGCTGACCCGGCGGCTCTGGGGACTGGAGGGGTGGTTGGTGGCTGACCCGGCGGCTCTGGGGACTGGAGGGGTGGTTGGTGGCTGACCCGGCGGCTCTGGGGACTGGAGGGGTGGTTGCGGGGATGAGCTGTTCACTGATGCCGCATCTCGTCTCGTTGCAGGCTTTGACTGACCCCCAGAAGAGTTTGACCATGCATCCGTTTTTTGATGAGGGTTTTTTCTCGCTCACCTGCCTCCCCCTTTTATTCTTCCCTCTGCCTCCTGGAACACTGACCAGCAGAATCTCAAGCCTGAAGATGATTTTTGTTTCCCCCGTTTGCACTGTGCACCCGCAGGATTCATGTTGTTGCACTTAATTTTTCTCAGTTTATTCCCATGGAAGAAGGAAAGCGCACTGGAATCTACTGGACCTTCTGCTGAAGACCCTTGCACTACTCTATGCTTTTAATGTGTGCATCCCCCGGACCCACTAACCGACAACTGGTTCAGCAATGCAATACTCATCACCATCTCTGTTTCCCCTTTCTGTGTGCACCTCTTGTGGCAGCGTGGAGTTCATGTCGACATTTTATTTCCCCATAACGCAAACTATTTTATGTGTGCAAAGTGCCTTATGCTACAAGACCATTCAAGGTTCTCTCACTGCAGCCCTTACCAGACAATACCGTCATCTCCGTGCATTGATTTAGTCCTTTTACCCACCTCTAAGATCTGCAGATCACCAAGCCGGTGCTTCTAGAGGAACACTGCTCGCCGGGAAGCTCTTCCACTTGTATATTTGTCCCCTCACTAATTTTATTGGAATGCAAACAATTGCAAATTCTGGGGGTTTCCGATAGCTTGTAAATATGTCCAGCCGTCATTACACAAGCAAGAAAAGGCCGAGTCACAAAAACGGGCTTTAAAGTGCAAGTCCCAGACGGTCCTCCATGGTTAAGGCAGATGCTGGTTCGGTTTTAGTTTCCAGTGACACTAAATGGGGTTgtcgttttttcttttcttctcttctccAATGTGCAGCAACACTTTGTGTTCCGATTTATTCCAAAGCCATACCCCctcttaaaaaataaaaccaattCCCTTGCATGAGGGGTTATGGGGGTGATCTAGGAAATCTGTGTATACttgtataaaaaatgtaaatatttttgttttggggggtgggggtggggtgggggggttggaatAACTTTTTCTTTTCGGCAGCGATGGTTTTTGAAGGTTTCTTAGCGTTTAGGATTGCGGCTTCAGTTGAGAGAGGTTCAGTTTACAGTAACATTTATGATGCGCTCCGACATTGAGGAGTCCTAGAAGGAGGCATTCGGTTGGCTTGCATGGAATTTCCTCCTCATTTTGGCGACATTAGACCGCCCGTATCGAAAAAAGTATACGTTTATAAAACTGGTATGAAATCCCAAAGCGTGGCGCACGgcctgatttttcttttttgggggatgACGGAGGGGAAATGTTATTTTGAACTGAGCCTCTCCCAGCATGCTAGGTGCTTGGCCTTATCTACAGGCAAAGTGAGTGAGGAACCATCACTTGTTCATTTCGTGTAATCGTCCCCGAAGCCACCTGGTTGTGCAGGATTGTCTAAACACATTTGTGCCCATTTGACCGTAATACAGCGTATCCCGTTTAGTTGAAGCCCCCTAGCAcacaatgtgtattttttttaatactgcacATCCGGGTGCTCATAGAAGCACAGCGACTCGTAACGTACGACTCCCAGCCGGAACCTTCAGTGACGCAAGAGAACAATTGGCGACTTTTAATAAAACGTTTCTTTACCAGTGGGGTAGATTTAATAGTTCTATTTAACAGAATGTGACTTCTCTGCGACTGAAGGGGAACGATTGCTGAATTTAGTGTTGCATGTTGGATCATGGGTGCAATAACTTCCTCTCGCCCAGTTGTGTTTATACCGCGCCGCCATTGTGAAAGCGGTGTTATGCTGGTGCTAAATCCATGATCCTTAGAGAAacccatagttttttttattttgaagcaTTCTATACCTGCCGACCCCGCGTATGCTTCTACATCGCAGCGGAGGGTTTGGCTTATCGAGCACCGGAGAAATCTATTGG
Coding sequences within it:
- the DDX6 gene encoding probable ATP-dependent RNA helicase DDX6 yields the protein MSTTRTENPVLMGLSSQNGQLRGPVKTNPGPGSGGTQTQQISQLKNASTINNGSQQQAQSLSSAIKPGDDWKKTLKLPPKDLRIKTSDVTSTKGNEFEDYCLKRELLMGIFEMGWEKPSPIQEESIPIALSGRDILARAKNGTGKSGAYLIPLLERLDLKKDCIQAMVIVPTRELALQVSQICIQVSKHMGGVKVMATTGGTNLRDDIMRLDDTVHVVIATPGRILDLIKKGVAKVDHIQMIVLDEADKLLSQDFVQIMEDIIITLPKNRQILLYSATFPLSVQKFMSSHLQKPYEINLMEELTLKGVTQYYAYVTERQKVHCLNTLFSRLQINQSIIFCNSSQRVELLAKKISQLGYSCFYIHAKMRQEHRNRVFHDFRNGLCRNLVCTDLFTRGIDIQAVNVVINFDFPKLAETYLHRIGRSGRFGHLGLAINLITYDDRFNLKSIEEQLGTEIKPIPGNIDKSLYVAEYHSESGEEKH